Proteins from a single region of Equus quagga isolate Etosha38 chromosome 18, UCLA_HA_Equagga_1.0, whole genome shotgun sequence:
- the RHOC gene encoding rho-related GTP-binding protein RhoC: MAAIRKKLVIVGDGACGKTCLLIVFSKDQFPEVYVPTVFENYIADIEVDGKQVELALWDTAGQEDYDRLRPLSYPDTDVILMCFSIDSPDSLENIPEKWTPEVKHFCPNVPIILVGNKKDLRQDEHTRRELAKMKQEPVRSEEGRDMANRISAFGYLECSAKTKEGVREVFEMATRAGLQVRKNKRRRGCPIL, encoded by the exons ATGGCTGCGATCCGAAAGAAGCTGGTGATTGTGGGGGATGGGGCCTGTGGGAAGACTTGCCTCCTCATCGTCTTCAGCAAGGATCAGTTCCCAGAGGTCTACGTCCCTACTGTCTTTGAGAACTACATCGCAGACATAGAGGTGGACGGCAAGCAG GTGGAGCTGGCTCTGTGGGACACAGCAGGGCAGGAAGACTATGATCGCCTGCGGCCTCTCTCCTACCCAGACACGGACGTCATCCTCATGTGCTTCTCCATTGACAGCCCCGACAGCCTGG AGAACATTCCTGAGAAATGGACCCCGGAGGTGAAGCACTTCTGCCCCAATGTGCCCATCATCCTAGTGGGGAATAAGAAGGACCTGAGGCAAGATGAGCATACCAGGAGAGAGCTGGCCAAGATGAAGCAG GAGCCGGTTCGATCCGAGGAAGGCCGGGACATGGCGAACCGGATCAGTGCCTTTGGCTACCTCGAGTGCTCAGCCAAGACCAAGGAGGGGGTGCGGGAGGTATTCGAGAtggccactagggctggcctcCAGGTCCGCAAGAATAAGCGCCGGAGGGGATGTCCCATCCTCTGA